ATCTGCGATAAAACAGGAAACTGGCTTCGTATGGCATTGTGATCAAATAAGTTGCTGGTGGTCATGCAAATTCACTCATAAAAAAGGCATCAAGATCTTCAATGATATTGATGCCTATTGCAAGTATTGACTCTTGTTGAGCGAAGCGATTGCGACGCTCAATTTATGGGCACGGAAAACGATACAGGTTGGTTAGCTCGTTAATTCTACCAATTAGCTCATCTGACAATATAATTTTATGGCTATCAATGTTTTCTTTTAACTGATGTAAGTTGGTTGCGCCAATAATATTAGCAGCCACAAATTGGCGGCTGTTAACAAAGGCTAACGCCATTTGCGCTGGCGATAATCCAAACTCTCGGGCTAAGTCCACATAAGCCTGAGTTGCCTCTAAGGCCACAGGTGTGCTGTTGTAGCGAGCAAAGCGCTTAAATAGTGTTAATCGTGCGTTTTCTGGCCATTGGTTGTTTTCGTATTTACCAGTCAACATACCAAAGGCTAGTGGCGAATAGGGTAATAGTGGCACATTTTCTCGTAAGCTGATTTCAGACATGCCAATTTCAAAACTCCGGTTAAGTAAATTGTACGGATTTTGAATGCTAACAATACGCGGTAAATCGTGTTTTTCTGCCAACTTAAGGTACTTCATAAATCCCCAAGGGGTTTCATTGGAAATACCAATGTAGCGTACCTTGCCTTGTTTGATGACTTCTGCCAGAGCTTCTAAAGTGTCTAAAATCGGCGTGTAGTGTTCATCTTCATCATGGCTATAAAGCATGTCGCCAAAAAAGTTGCTGTTGCGGTCTGGCCAATGCACTTGATACAAATCGATCGTGTCAATTTGCAAACGTGATAATGAATCATCAACGGCTTGATGAACATTGCGCCAATCTAAGGCCATGTCTTTACGGATGTAATCGCCTTTAATACCGGGCGCGGCAATTTTACTGGCAATGATTAAATCATCACGATTACCTTGTGCTTTTAAATATCTGCCAATAATTCGCTCGGTTTCACCTTGCGTTTCGGCTGAGGGGGCACAGGATACATTTCAGCAGTATCAATAAAGTTAATGCCTTGCCCAATGGCATAGTCTAATTGCGCAAATGCTTCTGCTTCGTTGTTCTGTTCACCCCAAGTCATGGTACCTAAACAGATTTTGCTTACTTCTAGGCTTGATTGCCCAAGACGTTGATATTCCATATCATCCTCCTGATGGAAACCCTTACTTCGAGGCTACCAAGCTTTAGTCTGATTGCAAAGCGTTATACTTAAGGCTAGGTTAATGTGCTGGAAATATGTACAAAAGTGCCTTAACGTGACCTTGTTTCGTTATTAAAGGGTTTTTATCATGGCAATTTCACAGGCATCGTGACCTGTTTGACCAAGATGTTGGCTATGACTAAAGCCGAGCTTTTGATATAAAGCTAACGCTTCAACTAATACTGCTGTGGTTTCCAAATAAACGACTTGGTAGCCTTGCTGTGCGGCAAAATCAAAACAAATTTTCGACAGAGCTTTTGCCATGCCTTTGCCACGCAAGCTTTGGCTAAAATACATTTTTTGCAATTCACAAATTGCTTCATTACCCGCCAGTGGCGCAATGCCTGCCCCGCCAACTATTTTGCCATCTAGCTCTATCACCCAATACTGCGCTTTTGGAGTGTCATATACTTGATATAAGGTGTCTAAGGTTTTATCTGCTACGCCAAATCCCTTGTCGGGGGTTAAGCCATATTCGGCAGACACTTGACGAATAACCGCCGCAATAGCCGCATTGTCCGCTTGAGTGATTGGGCGAATGGTTGGGGTAACATTTAATGCTTTTGTCATGTTTATGCTTCAAAAAAGGATTGATTGATAAAAGGTGCCATGGCCAACAAGATTGCTTGAGTGTATATGCTTTCTCGCGTGGCTAAACCTTGGGTTAGTAACCCAATTGCACCGCCTT
This Shewanella aestuarii DNA region includes the following protein-coding sequences:
- a CDS encoding GNAT family N-acetyltransferase; translation: MTKALNVTPTIRPITQADNAAIAAVIRQVSAEYGLTPDKGFGVADKTLDTLYQVYDTPKAQYWVIELDGKIVGGAGIAPLAGNEAICELQKMYFSQSLRGKGMAKALSKICFDFAAQQGYQVVYLETTAVLVEALALYQKLGFSHSQHLGQTGHDACEIAMIKTL